In a genomic window of Telopea speciosissima isolate NSW1024214 ecotype Mountain lineage chromosome 5, Tspe_v1, whole genome shotgun sequence:
- the LOC122663168 gene encoding histidine-containing phosphotransfer protein 1-like, with translation MAEGCKIALKRFVQSMYDEGILDLQFHLLQALQDPRDPSFVTDMIKLFMDDAGKIIVELNRFLSAREVDFKEMEVYIFKLKGSSSSVGAKRIREACDELHQACGANDKEG, from the exons ATGGCTGAGGGTTGCAAAATAGCGCTTAAGCGTTTCGTTCAGTCCATGTACGACGAG GGAATATTGGATCTCCAATTTCATCTGCTTCAAGCATTGCAGGATCCAAGGGATCCTTCCTTTGTAACTGATATGATCAAGTTGTTCATGGACGATGCTGGAAAGATCATTGTGGAACTGAACAGATTTCT GAGTGCAAGGGAGGTTGACTTCAAAGAAATGGAAGTATATATTTTTAAGCTTAAAGGGAGCAGCTCAAG TGTTGGGGCTAAGCGCATCAGGGAAGCCTGCGATGAACTTCACCAAGCTTGTGGTGCCAATGATAAAGAGGGGTAA